TGACAACTCGCTTCCAAAACTTCTTAAAGGAGAGGGCCCTTTAAGAAGTTTAGTCTAAATATTTAGTGGGGGTAGAGCTTTCAGAACTAAGCAGTTAGAATCCAAGTTTTGTATTCTAATTAGTCCTTAAATACGAATGCAATACAAGTTTAATTCTCATCTTATTTGGCGAAAAACGGGCATACATTATTTCAACATCCTATCTACAATTACGACGCATAACGCAATACTCCTTAATCGAGAAGTAAGGACCAAATCAATTTGTAACAAAACGAGCATCAATTGATTTCTAATAAGGTAACATTGATTTACTCTTGGGAAACAAACTGGCTTAAACCATATGAAGATCACAATAGCGTTTGATTAATATTCACGTCTTGTTTTTGCACAATTTACTACCTGCCAATGTCGCATAAAACATCCCAATGCAACGGCATTGAATTTAAACGCTGCATATATtcgtaaatttaaattgcaaatttgTAATGGACCTTTTTGGAAATTTTTGCCGCCAAGCGGGGCTGGTTACTAACGTAAACAGCAGTAACGATTAAAGTGCATAGTAAAGTAATGAGATTGTGATTGGCCGGCTAACATTAGTTTCAAGGATTCCTCCTTCTTCTGAGTCTTACTGCTCCAGAAAGACCTACCAACTCTTCTGCCACTTGTATTTCTTATGCGCAGCTAATAAACTGTTCGGAAATAATAAGACCAGGTTACAACACCACCTATAAACAGGTGTGAAATGCCTCGACGTCTATTTTTTGCTAGGGACCTTTTGGACATTATTTTTGGCcataatttatttgacataTAACGAATTTTAAGTTGGGTCAAAAAATTGGCAACGATCGCCAGACACGCGCATTCTAATAGAGGTCAGAATGACCGAGATACAGCCGCTTAGTTACGTCAATATCGGTCGGTTATTCCTTTCGAACCGGTTTCGCTAATTACGTTTAATTTCGACCAAAACGTTCTTGTTGATTCACCTTTTTAGATCACAATCATTAGCTTGGTTCAAACCCAGTTTAACATACTCAAAAGTGAGTCATGCGAAATTTACTACAACCTAACTGGTTTAAGGAATGAAATAGTAAATCAATTCTTTTTACGATTTCtcgaaaacaaatatttaatttggagagataaattttaaatacaaaactataaaaacagttaTGGGTTAATCCAAATAGCACAAATTCTACTTCATCGTAAATTTTAGTCTGATATGTCATTTAATATAAGGAAAGGAAGGTAAAATTCTCGTACACGGTATCTCCCGCATTCggaaaacaattttacaatggCATGCAATGACAACCTACGTCATAGAGTGtttaatattcatttgttaTCAGCCTGTTCATGTAAACAGGGAAAGTCGAACCACACAGCCATAAATTTATAAGTGTAAATACGGAACCCTACTTCTGAGGGTCCGCGGTATATCTGTCTGTCGCCAGGCGAACCATGAAGTTAGGTCTGGTGAACCTAACTTCATGTATTCAAAGTTTTGGTGATATTTCTATCATCAACCAACATTTCTATCATTCTTAGTGCTTGGTATAACTCTGGGTGTTTAACGTGcataacatttcaatttttatgaCCCTTCTTTGACACGATGATTTAACGTAATCTATActtcaatactaatatataaagctgaagagtttgtttgtttgtttgtttgaacgcgataatctcaggaactactggtccaaattgaaaaaatatttttgtgttgactagaccattcatcgaggaaggctttaggctataaaccatcacgctgcgactaatagaagcgaagacagaatggaaaatgtgaaaaaaacagggcaggtataaatcataatttatatcttctacccacggggacgaagtcgcgggcaacagctagtatattatattcctcatctttcacacaacgccatctagtctcaaactaagcaaagctgaTGAGTACTAGACCATTAATttacatacttataatattactagataCATACAAATGTACATTCGAGTAACAAGCATGATCAAATGAtttgggtaggaatcgaacccaagactACTCTAGGCCAACGAGCCCGTCAATTTATTCGGAACttgttacaaaaataccttAGCTAATACAAATACTGACCTGCAGACAGAAGCGAGCCCAAACATCGGAGATAGGATTACTCCCTTGATACGTCGGCCTTAACGCAGGGTTGCTTGGAGCAGGCCCTCTATCAGTATAAGGTATAGCCGTAAAGCTCTCCAAGGCATGGCAGAAGATGTCGAAACCAGAGTAGTTTGAGACCtgcgaaaaaaatatgtatttgaaaatatacaTGAAATAAGACAGGTCTTTCACATggcaaataaaatcaaattttaaaacaactggATGGATTGATTTGATGATTGACATGTCTCGAGTAAGATTTTTATAGTGAAATTGCCGAACAGTACACATTATGGCTAGAGGCACCTGGTAATTCTCCAGCTTGAAATTCTATCATTACGATTCTGAATACAACCAGCCTTTAACGGCAAGTTCAGTCAACTAAGCTGCACTCTAGATTTATTCGTAAGTCTTATTACTGTCGACTATAACCAACAAAACCACACCtccaattacaaaaatattcttcatgAATTCAATTGCCAATGAAAAAATCTCAATCAAAATCTAGTATTCAACAAGCAGTACCTTCTCTGGCATCGTAAGAGTATGCAGAGGGTCTATCATAGCCAGCACAGGTCGTAGAGCGCCGTGCGAGATCCCGGTCTTGGCGTGAATCGATTCGTAGTCGAAGATACTGACACCCGTTGTTTCACTCCCCGTACCACTTGTTGTAGGTACTGAAATAAGCAGAGTTTTAgtatacaaataattgaaattaatatttcgaCTTTTTGACTATTAAAGGTTCTTATGAAACAATGGATGGCGTATGATGTGATATCTGTTAAACATATATACTTTGATTAAGGTGCGTATAcatcgatagatggcgttgcattatcaattttaagtttgtttgcttcttttcttaaataacaaattacgcGCTAAgcattttaatccttgtgttgcacTGCACTTGGTTATCCGTCAAGAATATTTAATAGAACTGCAGAGACCAATAGGGCTTACTGTTTAAAAACcgcttttaatacatttatactATAGTTTGCACTTTGAGAAGGtactattatatgtatagatttaaaAGCTAGTGAGAGCAACAATAACAGTTCTTTAACATCATACTCctactttatttatagtatcaacattgtaaaaaaaaaattggaggagggaaaacatttttcttactGGCAATCATAGGTTTCAAATTAACTTCAACAGGTTTTCCCTTGCCCACGGGTGCATTTACATAGTCTAAGAAGTCAGCCTTAGGCTCTGATAAGTACAAGTTGGCAGCTTTACAAGTATCCATCACAGACCCACCGCCAACAGCCACGAAACTATCAAAATTGTTCTCCTTTGCAAATGCTATTGCTTCTTTGAAACTGAAAAGTAGAAAGATAAGATTATATAGAATGGATTAGCTAGAAATTTTGAAAAGATTATCGCTATAATAGTACCATTAATTGAACTTCTTTGTCTtgtcatctatactaatatataaagctgaagagtttgtttgtttcgctaatctcaggaactacttgttcaaattgaaaattcttttaaagAAGGTTTTACGCTGcaacaaataggagcgaagatacaatgggaaatgtggaaaaaaaagggcaggtataaatcataacttctatcttctaaccatgcggacgaagttgcgggtaacagctagttatagatataCTTATAAGTTTTTTACTATGCATATGTATCACTTGTCACCTATAATAACTACTAAAAACTAATTGGTTGTTTGGTTATACAATTTATTCCTTGGTTCAGATTACCTAGCGGTTGTTATTAgaaaatggtttcttttttattcaaatatatgtCCGTCTACTTCAGGTCAACGGTGGGTGCAGGCCTCTCTCAAATCATAGCTAAAGAAACGGTTCTGTTTGGCTAAGTTGATATCAAAGAGTAACTAAAAAGCTTGTGGTTACATTTACCTGGTATCAGTAGGTTCAACACGGACTTTATCATACACTTTATAATTGACCCCATTTTTTGTAAGGGAATCGAGGGTAGTCTTCACAGGACTCAGCTTCACAACATTAGGGTCTGTCATCACACACACATTGTTGGCACTCATGTTTACTAGGTCTTGACCGACCTCCCTTGTCACTCCCAGTCCATATCTCACTGTAGAACATTTTATCTGTGAAACAgaattcaaaaaggttttatttccaGACCTAAAAATGGCACCttagaaacaaataattactGACTTAATTCCTATACAGAGAAACTTGCAAGACACTCCATGAATTATTccatgaattaatgaaatataacaGAGGTAATTCAACAAGAGAAAAGAAACAGTAACTGCAAAAAgctatacaataaaatataacagtaTTGTTGTTATAGTAAATTTGACAGATAGGTTTTATACAATATCCCTTCTTAccaatagaaaatttaaaattcaatttatttagctACACCTCACCTCAAATGCATAGTCTTTCAAGGGAGTAGCATTAGACACTTGTATGTTTCCTCTGTACCCGTGTGCTGGACATTGACAtctaaaaagataaacaatatcataaatacCATGAAAATCACTAAAAGTagataccaaaataaataaacacaaatacttACGAAGCTACGTTTATAGTTCTCAACAAGTCGAATACTCTTTTACGTTGCCCCATCTTTACGTgacttttacaattaaatattaggttgctaataaatattatttgttatggACTTTATCATCGAGCTTGTCACAAGAAAATACGCGTGACAATTGATAAGAATACCTATCCTATTTATGTTGTAAGTATGACGATGTTACCACGACTACTATTTTTCAACTTTCGgtgtaaattttgttttgccTACAGGTTATCATTGTATGACCTTATCAGCTTATCTCTGTATATAATTACTGTACATTTAACGCTTTGTTtcgatacattttaatacataatctTTCTTTTATCTTTGTATTCCCGCACAGTAGTATTATCATTTGAAGTTTAGGAACTTTGTCAAATTGACAGAAAGTTATCAGTTTAGAAACTAACATTAAGAATGGTATTTTATTAggaagttataaaaataatattaaaaatactgaaacaagacttttaaaataatccctttaaaaaaatattagatccAACTCGTTTAATGAAGAAAAGACAATGGGAATTaggtcaaagtaaaaataaattaaccctATCATTAATTTCAGGAACAGCCTTTTTGATAGTGGCGAAGCGTCTTTGAGTGTTAGAATATAAAACCATTTACAATACAACCAATCGTATTTTAAAAGAACCATCCTCAATTTAAAcagacttatttatattttattcgttgctcatatatattatatccaGTCAGCACCTTAGAAACGCTAGCACTGCACTGCACTTCTCTCGTAGGGTAGTATAAGaggtaaataaaattcaaagtagACATCCAAGTgatgtattaataaattcatacaGATTTTGTTCACATAATACACAATAGAAAAAACGATTTCAACTACAACTTGACCATAAAGAATAAAACATCTTACACTCTATTAGCATCATTTGGTTACATAACTTTTAATAAGTAACGT
This sequence is a window from Trichoplusia ni isolate ovarian cell line Hi5 chromosome 8, tn1, whole genome shotgun sequence. Protein-coding genes within it:
- the LOC113496320 gene encoding probable hydroxyacid-oxoacid transhydrogenase, mitochondrial, with the protein product MGQRKRVFDLLRTINVASCQCPAHGYRGNIQVSNATPLKDYAFEIKCSTVRYGLGVTREVGQDLVNMSANNVCVMTDPNVVKLSPVKTTLDSLTKNGVNYKVYDKVRVEPTDTSFKEAIAFAKENNFDSFVAVGGGSVMDTCKAANLYLSEPKADFLDYVNAPVGKGKPVEVNLKPMIAIPTTSGTGSETTGVSIFDYESIHAKTGISHGALRPVLAMIDPLHTLTMPEKVSNYSGFDIFCHALESFTAIPYTDRGPAPSNPALRPTYQGSNPISDVWARFCLQTLQKYFARSVYQPDDLEARSCMHLAATMAGVGIGNAGVHLCHGLAYPIAGNVKSFIPKDYGSEPIIPHGLSVVMTAPAVFRFTAPSDPDKHLEAAGILGADVSNVKQADAGAVLADTILKYMETMKIENGLQSLGYSGGDIPELVKGALPQKRLLSLTPLSQSEDDLSKLLEDSLTIY